The proteins below come from a single Lineus longissimus chromosome 5, tnLinLong1.2, whole genome shotgun sequence genomic window:
- the LOC135488410 gene encoding cystatin-B-like yields MMKCGGTGEQHAAGEEECKIVAELKGDVEKRTGKSYSTFEAVAVKTQVVAGTNYFIKVRVGDGDYIHLRVFKPLPYTDEPIQLIGVQEGKSESDPIDYFQEENKA; encoded by the exons ATGATGAAGTGTGGCGGAACTGGTGAACAGCATGCTGCTGGAGAAGAGGAATGTAAAATAGTAGCAGAG CTCAAGGGAGATGTTGAGAAAAGAACGGGAAAATCCTATAGCACATTTGAAGCTGTGGCTGTGAAGACACAAGTTGTAGCAGGAACAAACTATTTCATCAAG GTGCGCGTTGGCGATGGTGACTACATCCATTTGAGGGTTTTCAAACCTCTTCCATACACAGATGAACCCATTCAACTCATTGGCGTGCAGGAAGGCAAGTCCGAGTCCGACCCAATCGACTACTTCCAGGAAGAGAACAAGGCTTGA
- the LOC135488332 gene encoding CTP synthase 1-like, with protein MKYILVTGGVISGIGKGVIASSIGTVLKSCGVRVTSIKIDPYINIDAGTFSPYEHGEVFVLDDGGEVDLDLGNYERFLDVKLHRDNNITTGKIYQQVIARERKGDYLGKTVQVVPHITDAIQEWVENVAKIPVDGDLKEPDVCVIELGGTIGDIEGMPFVEAFRQFQFRVKRENFCSLHVSLIPEPKTTGEQKTKPTQNSVRELRGLGIAPDLIMCRSQSALQQNVKEKISMFCHVEPGQVIGVHDVSSIYRVPLMLEEQNVVDYLTERLHLKCSASAKPRKFLAKWRDLADRYDRMLKEVTIALVGKYTKLEDAYASVIKALKHAALACNHRLNLKCIEAADLEVTTQKEDPVRYHEAWQQLCSSNGILVPGGFGSRGTEGKIMAINHARKNGKPFLGVCLGLQCAVIEFARNELNWTDAHSTEFNPKTEHPVVIEMPEHNPGNLGGTMRLGLRKTIFKPEIKSKLRLLYGNPDYIEERHRHRYEVNPDIIKQLEDKGMKFAGQDIEGERMEIMEIPAHPYFVAVQYHPEYISRPLKPSPPYLGLLLASCGKLENFIAKECKLSPRSALCSSDSDISSDDQMEADA; from the exons ATGAAGTACATCCTTGTAACAGGGGGTGTCATTAGTGGAATCGGAAAGggtgtcatcgccagtagtattGGTACAGTCCTCAAATCATGCGGCGTGCGAGTCACATCAATAAAGATTGATCCATACATCAACATTGATGCCGGGACCTTCTCTCCCTATGAACACG GTGAAGTGTTTGTCCTTGATGATGGCGGAGaggttgaccttgaccttggcaaCTACGAGCGCTTCCTTGACGTGAAGCTCCACCGCGATAACAACATCACAACAGGCAAGATATACCAGCAGGTCATTGCGAGGGAAAGGAAGGGAGACTACTTGGGTAAAACAGTACAAG TTGTGCCTCACATAACTGATGCCATCCAAGAATGGGTGGAAAATGTCGCCAAGATTCCCGTTGATGGTGACCTAAAAGAGCCGGATGTGTGCGTGATAGAACTCGGCGGGACAATCGGCGACATTGAAGGCATGCCGTTTGTCGAGGCGTTCCGACAGTTCCAGTTCAGAGTGAAACGGGAGAATTTCTGTTCTCTGCATGTGAGCTTGATCCCAGAG CCTAAAACCACTGGTGAACAAAAAACTAAACCGACTCAGAACAGCGTGCGGGAACTCCGTGGCCTCGGCATTGCGCCAGATCTCATCATGTGCCGCAGCCAGTCGGCACTCCAGCAGAATGTTAAGGAAAAGATTTCCATGTTTTGTCACGTCGAGCCGGGCCAGGTCATCGGTGTCCATGATGTATCGTCTATTTATCGTGTGCCACTTATGCTCGAGGAACAGAACGTTGTCGATTACTTGACCGAGCGGTTACACTTAAAATGCTCGGCTAGTGCGAAACCAAGGAAATTCTTGGCCAAGTGGCGAGACTTGGCCGACAG ATATGACCGCATGTTGAAAGAAGTGACAATTGCCCTGGTTGGAAAATACACAAAACTGGAGGATGCCTACGCGTCCGTTATAAAAGCtctcaaacacgccgcccttgCGTGTAATCATCGCTTGAATCTCAAG TGTATAGAAGCTGCAGATCTAGAGGTGACGACACAGAAGGAAGATCCGGTCCGATATCACGAGGCTTGGCAACAGTTGTGTAGTAGCAA TGGAATTTTAGTTCCTGGTGGTTTTGGCAGTCGAGGCACAGAGGGTAAAATAATGGCTATAAATCACGCCCGGAAGAACGGAAAGCCATTTCTAG GGGTGTGTCTTGGCCTGCAGTGTGCTGTGATCGAGTTTGCCCGCAATGAACTGAACTGGACTGATGCCCATTCCACTGAATTCAACCCAAAAACCGAACATCCCGTTGTGATAGAGATGCCTGAACACAATCCTGGCAATCTCGGGGGGACGATGAGGCTTGGTCTCCGCAAGACCATCTTCAAACCTGAAATCAAATCCAAACTCA GGCTTCTTTATGGCAACCCGGACTATATTGAGGAGCGCCATCGTCACCGATATGAAGTTAACCCGGATATCATCAAACAGTTGGAAGACAAAGGCATGAAATTTGCTGGGCAGGATATCGAAGGGGAAAGAATGGAAATCATGGAAATCCCAG CACACCCATACTTCGTGGCAGTACAGTATCATCCCGAATACATATCCAGACCCCTGAAACCATCTCCGCCATATCTCGGACTCCTTCTCGCATCGTGCGGAAAACTTGAAAACTTCATCGCCAAAGAGTGCAAGTTATCTCCACGGAGCGCCCTGTGTTCTTCTGACTCGGATATCTCATCTGACGACCAGATGGAGGCTGACGCCTAA
- the LOC135487515 gene encoding src substrate cortactin-like isoform X2, with protein MWKAGVEVSVSSNKDDDDDWETDPDFVNDVSEKEQRWGAKTVEGSGHQAAFDMGDFREGVKKDDKDFKKKELESGPKASYGYGGQFGVQKDRMDNSAVGHDYQAGLAKHASQTDAAKGFGGKYGVQTGRKDKAAVGWDHVEKAAQHESQKDHSKGFGGKYGVQKDRVDKSAESWDYQAKLAEHESQKDHSKGFGGKFGVQTDRQDKSATGWEYQAKLEAHESQKDYAKGFGGKYGVQSDRVDKSALGYEHQEKLQQHESQLDHSKGFGGKYGVQKDRQDKSAVGYENTEKLQQHSSQTDHSKGFGGKYGVQTDRVDKSSKGWSEGQTTDLHSSQTDQSKGFGGKFGVQKDRQDKSAAGFEDQGKIGTNYVPAKPQGSSQGAKNLRARFENMAAGADEEAKRKAEEERTRRQAVEKKEKEEWKKREEERQAKLAEQEPEEEEEEEPAPREPSPEPVRQPPVRLPEVVPQPEPVRQPSPEPEPQYEDAAYLQTDYEPEDTYAEVDVAPAVPQQDYEDDDEMYQDVKGEIVEAAEAASSMTAIALYDYQAADEDELTFDPEDVITNIEMIDEGWWSGECHGKRGLFPANYVELKE; from the exons ATGTGGAAAGCTGGCGTTGAAGTGTCCGTCTCATCGaataaggatgatgatgatgattgggaAACTGATCCAGATTTTGTG AATGATGTGTCTGAGAAGGAGCAGCGATGGGGAGCCAAAACTGTTGAGGGATCAGGACATCAAGCGGCTTTTGA TATGGGTGACTTCAGAGAAGGTGTGAAGAAAGATGACAAAGACTTCAAGAAAAAGGAGCTGGAGTCGGGTCCCAAAGCATCCTATGGATATGGAGGACAGTTTGGAGTTCAGAAGGATAGGATGGACAAC AGCGCTGTGGGACATGATTACCAGGCGGGTTTAGCTAAGCATGCGAGTCAGACAGATGCGGCCAAGGGGTTTGGGGGAAAATATGGTGTACAAACAGGACGCAAGGATAAG GCTGCTGTTGGTTGGGACCACGTGGAGAAAGCTGCACAGCATGAGTCACAAAAAG ACCATTCGAAAGGCTTTGGCGGTAAATATGGCGTACAAAAAGATCGCGTTGATAAATCTGCCGAGTCGTGGGATTACCAGGCAAAGCTGGCTGAGCATGAATCACAAAAGG ACCACTCGAAAGGATTCGGTGGCAAGTTTGGTGTCCAGACTGATCGTCAGGATAAGTCGGCCACTGGTTGGGAATACCAGGCCAAGCTTGAAGCTCATGAGTCACAAAAAG ATTATGCAAAGGGATTTGGCGGGAAGTATGGCGTCCAATCAGATCGTGTCGACAAGTCCGCCCTTGGTTACGAACACCAGGAGAAGTTACAGCAGCACGAGTCACAACTTG ATCATTCGAAGGGCTTTGGTGGTAAATATGGCGTCCAGAAAGATCGTCAAGACAAGTCTGCTGTTGGATACGAAAACACAGAAAAGTTACAGCAACATTCATCTCAAACAG ATCATTCCAAAGGCTTTGGTGGTAAATACGGTGTCCAAACAGATAGGGTGGATAAATCCTCCAAGGGATGGAGCGAAGGACAGACGACAGATCTACACTCCTCGCAGACAGACCAAAGCAAGGGTTTTGGTGGCAAGTTTGGCGTTCAAAAGGATCGCCAGGATAAATCTGCAGCTGGCTTTGAAGACCAGGGAAAGATCGGGACGAATTATGTGCCAGCAAAGCCACAAGGAA GTTCACAAGGTGCTAAGAACCTGCGGGCGAGGTTTGAGAACATGGCGGCAGGGGCTGACGAGGAGGCGAAGAGGAAGGCAGAAGAGGAACGAACGAGGAGGCAAGCCGTCGAGAAGAAAGAGAAGGAGGAATGGAAAAAACGAGAAGAG GAACGACAAGCCAAACTTGCTGAACaagaaccagaagaagaagaagaggaagaaccAGCACCCCGAGAACCATCACCAGAGCCAGTGCGACAGCCTCCTGTACGTCTGCCTGAAGTGGTGCCGCAGCCAGAACCAGTGCGGCAACCGTCGCCCGAACCGGAACCACAATACGAAGATGCAGCATACCTGCAGACAGATTATGAGCCAGAAGATACGTATGCTGAGGTTGATGTAGCACCGGCGGTACCGCAGCAGGATtacgaggatgatgatgaaatgtaccAGGATGTGAAGGGAGAGATTGTTGAAGCTGCTGAAGCTGCAAGTTCAATGACTGCGATAGCGTTGTATGACTATCAAGCAG CTGATGAAGACGAGCTGACGTTTGATCCGGAAGATGTGATAACGAATATTGAAATG ATTGATGAAGGATGGTGGTCTGGCGAATGCCATGGCAAACGAGGTCTCTTCCCTGCAAATTATGTCGAGTTAAAAGAGTGA
- the LOC135487515 gene encoding src substrate cortactin-like isoform X1, with translation MWKAGVEVSVSSNKDDDDDWETDPDFVNDVSEKEQRWGAKTVEGSGHQAAFDMGDFREGVKKDDKDFKKKELESGPKASYGYGGQFGVQKDRMDNSAVGHDYQAGLAKHASQTDAAKGFGGKYGVQTGRKDKAAVGWDHVEKAAQHESQKDHSKGFGGKYGVQKDRVDKSAESWDYQAKLAEHESQKDHSKGFGGKFGVQTDRQDKSATGWEYQAKLEAHESQKDYSKGFGGRYGLQTDRQDKSAVGWDYRVRLEKHESQIDYAKGFGGKYGVQSDRVDKSALGYEHQEKLQQHESQLDHSKGFGGKYGVQKDRQDKSAVGYENTEKLQQHSSQTDHSKGFGGKYGVQTDRVDKSSKGWSEGQTTDLHSSQTDQSKGFGGKFGVQKDRQDKSAAGFEDQGKIGTNYVPAKPQGSSQGAKNLRARFENMAAGADEEAKRKAEEERTRRQAVEKKEKEEWKKREEERQAKLAEQEPEEEEEEEPAPREPSPEPVRQPPVRLPEVVPQPEPVRQPSPEPEPQYEDAAYLQTDYEPEDTYAEVDVAPAVPQQDYEDDDEMYQDVKGEIVEAAEAASSMTAIALYDYQAADEDELTFDPEDVITNIEMIDEGWWSGECHGKRGLFPANYVELKE, from the exons ATGTGGAAAGCTGGCGTTGAAGTGTCCGTCTCATCGaataaggatgatgatgatgattgggaAACTGATCCAGATTTTGTG AATGATGTGTCTGAGAAGGAGCAGCGATGGGGAGCCAAAACTGTTGAGGGATCAGGACATCAAGCGGCTTTTGA TATGGGTGACTTCAGAGAAGGTGTGAAGAAAGATGACAAAGACTTCAAGAAAAAGGAGCTGGAGTCGGGTCCCAAAGCATCCTATGGATATGGAGGACAGTTTGGAGTTCAGAAGGATAGGATGGACAAC AGCGCTGTGGGACATGATTACCAGGCGGGTTTAGCTAAGCATGCGAGTCAGACAGATGCGGCCAAGGGGTTTGGGGGAAAATATGGTGTACAAACAGGACGCAAGGATAAG GCTGCTGTTGGTTGGGACCACGTGGAGAAAGCTGCACAGCATGAGTCACAAAAAG ACCATTCGAAAGGCTTTGGCGGTAAATATGGCGTACAAAAAGATCGCGTTGATAAATCTGCCGAGTCGTGGGATTACCAGGCAAAGCTGGCTGAGCATGAATCACAAAAGG ACCACTCGAAAGGATTCGGTGGCAAGTTTGGTGTCCAGACTGATCGTCAGGATAAGTCGGCCACTGGTTGGGAATACCAGGCCAAGCTTGAAGCTCATGAGTCACAAAAAG ACTATTCAAAAGGTTTCGGAGGTCGGTACGGCCTTCAGACGGACAGACAGGACAAGTCTGCTGTCGGCTGGGATTACCGTGTCAGGCTCGAGAAACACGAGTCGCAGATAG ATTATGCAAAGGGATTTGGCGGGAAGTATGGCGTCCAATCAGATCGTGTCGACAAGTCCGCCCTTGGTTACGAACACCAGGAGAAGTTACAGCAGCACGAGTCACAACTTG ATCATTCGAAGGGCTTTGGTGGTAAATATGGCGTCCAGAAAGATCGTCAAGACAAGTCTGCTGTTGGATACGAAAACACAGAAAAGTTACAGCAACATTCATCTCAAACAG ATCATTCCAAAGGCTTTGGTGGTAAATACGGTGTCCAAACAGATAGGGTGGATAAATCCTCCAAGGGATGGAGCGAAGGACAGACGACAGATCTACACTCCTCGCAGACAGACCAAAGCAAGGGTTTTGGTGGCAAGTTTGGCGTTCAAAAGGATCGCCAGGATAAATCTGCAGCTGGCTTTGAAGACCAGGGAAAGATCGGGACGAATTATGTGCCAGCAAAGCCACAAGGAA GTTCACAAGGTGCTAAGAACCTGCGGGCGAGGTTTGAGAACATGGCGGCAGGGGCTGACGAGGAGGCGAAGAGGAAGGCAGAAGAGGAACGAACGAGGAGGCAAGCCGTCGAGAAGAAAGAGAAGGAGGAATGGAAAAAACGAGAAGAG GAACGACAAGCCAAACTTGCTGAACaagaaccagaagaagaagaagaggaagaaccAGCACCCCGAGAACCATCACCAGAGCCAGTGCGACAGCCTCCTGTACGTCTGCCTGAAGTGGTGCCGCAGCCAGAACCAGTGCGGCAACCGTCGCCCGAACCGGAACCACAATACGAAGATGCAGCATACCTGCAGACAGATTATGAGCCAGAAGATACGTATGCTGAGGTTGATGTAGCACCGGCGGTACCGCAGCAGGATtacgaggatgatgatgaaatgtaccAGGATGTGAAGGGAGAGATTGTTGAAGCTGCTGAAGCTGCAAGTTCAATGACTGCGATAGCGTTGTATGACTATCAAGCAG CTGATGAAGACGAGCTGACGTTTGATCCGGAAGATGTGATAACGAATATTGAAATG ATTGATGAAGGATGGTGGTCTGGCGAATGCCATGGCAAACGAGGTCTCTTCCCTGCAAATTATGTCGAGTTAAAAGAGTGA